The sequence CTCGCGATGCCGGAGCTCCCGCGGCGACGTTCGTCACGGCGCCCGCCGCGACGCCCGTTCCGGGGCCAACCCCCGCGCGGTGCCCGTCCGTTCGTAGGCATGGCCCGCGCGCAGCACCGTGGCCTCGTCGAAGGGCCTGCCCATCAGTTGCATGCCGATCGGCAGGCCCGCCGAGTCCAGGCCGACGGGCACGGTCAGCGCGGGAACGCCCGTGAGGTTGGCCGGGGCCGAGAGCCGTACGTACGCGTCGGCGACGCTTTCCACGCTGCCGTCGGCCCAGGTCACGTCGGTCCGACCGGACTCCACGGCGGTGAGCGGCACGGTCGGCGCGGCGATCAGGTCGACCGCTTCCATCATCTCCCGCCAGGCCCGTCCCATGAGGGTGCGGGCGCGCTGGGCCCGCAGGTGGTCGCCCGCGGTGATGCGTTCGCCCGCCGCCAGGAGGACCCGTACGTCGGCCCCGTACAGGTCCGGCACCGTCCGCAGCGTCCGTTCGTGGTAGGCGGAGGCCTCCGGCACCATCAGGCCCCAGTGCGTCGCCCGGATGTACCGCGTCATCGGGATCTCGACGTCGACGAGCCGGGCGCCGAGCTCCTCCAGCCGCCCGATGGCCCGTCGGACGGCCGCCTCCACCTCCGGATCCACCCGGTCGAAGTAGTAGTTGCCCGGTACGCCGACCCGCAGCCCCCTCAGATCCGTGTCGGGTCCAGGCCGGTGCTCCGCGGCCGGGGCCGCGACGGACGCCGGGTCACGCGGGTCGTGTCCGGCGAGCGCCGCCAGGACCAGCCCCGCGTCCTCCACGGTGCGGGTGAGGGGGCCCACGTGGTCGAGCGACCAGGACAGCGAGGTCACACCGTGGCGCGGCACCAGCCCGTACGTCGGCTTCAGTCCGACGACCCCGTTGAGGGCGGCGGGCACCCGGATGGAGCCGCCGGTGTCGGTCCCGAGGGCGAAGGCGGCCGCCCCGGCGGCGACGGCGACGGCGGACCCGCCGCTGGAGCCGCCGGCCACCCGGTCCGGGT comes from Streptomyces virginiae and encodes:
- a CDS encoding amidase is translated as MRPYELTVAEAAEAVRTRRLSPVELVDSALERIARVEPHLNAFTTVTADRARDAARRAETEIARGTHRGPLHAMPVGLKDLIDVAGLATTASSRVRAGHRAQSDSTVTARLASAGAALVGKTHTHEFAYGLTTPQTANAWHPDRVAGGSSGGSAVAVAAGAAAFALGTDTGGSIRVPAALNGVVGLKPTYGLVPRHGVTSLSWSLDHVGPLTRTVEDAGLVLAALAGHDPRDPASVAAPAAEHRPGPDTDLRGLRVGVPGNYYFDRVDPEVEAAVRRAIGRLEELGARLVDVEIPMTRYIRATHWGLMVPEASAYHERTLRTVPDLYGADVRVLLAAGERITAGDHLRAQRARTLMGRAWREMMEAVDLIAAPTVPLTAVESGRTDVTWADGSVESVADAYVRLSAPANLTGVPALTVPVGLDSAGLPIGMQLMGRPFDEATVLRAGHAYERTGTARGLAPERASRRAP